Within Lycium ferocissimum isolate CSIRO_LF1 unplaced genomic scaffold, AGI_CSIRO_Lferr_CH_V1 ctg4142, whole genome shotgun sequence, the genomic segment tcctcaaattccaacttgtcgcaaacgtagttttcttgcttaaccaattataccacgtcgaagagcgtctcgagcttgttactaattcaagaagaacaagatttttggattaacCTAaagggcttggaaatttttttttcttttcttctttctcttactctcttggccgaaggcctttttctttttttgttcttgatttctccttTGTTCTCTTGAAGCTTCCAAGGATAATCATCCTTATATAATTGGCACATGGTAAAAATTTGATCAACTTATGGGTTTGGGCCAcaagttggccggccaccccttctcttttgggcctagttttcttttttttttttggcccaacaatttgGCTACTTTGCATAATTCATGAAACGAATTTCCAAAATCCCAATTGTTGCCCTTAGCCTTGCTCGATAtccccgcatccatacttccataagcaacattcacatataaaaaaaaagaatccaaacatgaccttattccttataagtcaaggttatttccaaattttcgaatactcaaaaatgccggatgtaacaataAAGACGAGGACAAATGCTCGAAAACTCGGGGCCACACCCTGCGAGTGGGGacttgatagtgcttacccgatcTTGCAGCTCGGATAAGcactaggggactactataccCACATCGAGGTTTACCCCGGTTAGTCGAAAACAGAGGAGCTCAACAAAGAAAGTGAACGCTAATAGATGCTACCCCAGAAAAATCCTCGAGATTTTTGTATTTCCCATCTTCGCCTAAAGCcggaccttctgtattaggtttcgatgtaaggaccaaacgatcagaacgaatcgtgtccacttagtacttgctacggcaaaaacagaaggaaacggaCGAAGTCTTCATATCATGTACATGCAAATACTTGCAATATTAAGATCATTAAAAATTCATTACGGATGTGTCTTCTTGTTAAAACGGCCTACCCTGGTGATTACCACCGAAATTCGGCATCATTTTTAACTAAATACCCTATACCGGGGATTATAATCAAAATTCGACAAAGGCAACAAGGTCACATTGAATCGAGTCAAAATCTTGTGAACACCCCAAATGGGGACTACTGTATTAAAAATTTGtaaggccaaaaaaaaatatcggccctaaaaatgcctaacgtgattcggagatgtccgaattcacaaagcataaataagtcccaTGGGCAAACCACTCGATCAAATTCTCGGACATAACGTACCGGACGAAGAGAAAAGCTAATATTTAGGCACAGTCTGAAAAAATGACTCCGAGTCTCTGCTTGTCCTTAAAACGGACCGACAATTCGGGCAAAAGTCATAACAAGCATTCAagcaaaagaataaagaaagtcAACAAGAAAAATGCACATTTCATACATGTAAGATTTTTTACACCTGAAATTCCTAcgaagttgaaaaacaaaaataaagccAAAACCAGTATTCCACTCATAGGAGTTTCAACAAGGAGGAGTAAGAACAAAACCAATAATTCTCAATGATAGACAAAGCTTTATTTTGGAATATTAGGTCAGTTAACACTCAGAAATATTTTGAGAGGTTAATTGAACTAAAAAGGAGACATCATTATTCTATTATAGGCCTAATGGAACCTTTTCAAGATCCTATTGCTATTGAAGAGTATAGAAGGAAGTTAGGCTTTCAGAATTGCAAGGTGAACTGTTCAGGAAAGATTTGGATTTTTTGGACAGATGAATGGCTTGGTGTAGTTATATCTGAATCAGAACAACAAGTTACTCTGCAACTAACTCACTCATCCTTGAATCAATCAGTGCTGGTGTCAGTAGTTTATGCTAAATGTGATAGAGATGAGAGGGAAGAGTTGTGGGAAGCTATGGTGGAGTTAGCAACTCAGCAAGACCTTCCTTGGATAATAGGAGGGGACTTTAATGTCATAGTGTCTGATGAGGAGAAGCAAGGTGGTCTTCCAGTCTCATCCAATGAGACATTGGATTTTTCTACCTGTATACAAAGTTGTGGTTTGATTGATGTAGGATTCACTGGAAGAAAATTCACCTGGTGGAATGGGAGGACTGAAGAGGAGTGCATATTCAAAAGGTTAGATAGAATACTGGTGAATCAGCAAGTGCTAAACATCATGCCATCTACAACAGTGACTCATCTGATTAGACATGGCTCTGATCATGCACCACTACATCTTGAGTGTAATAGCAATGCACTTCCTATTGTCAAGTCTTTTAAGTTTCTCAACTTTTGGACAAATCATCATACATTTATAGAGGTGGTAAAGGAGAACTAGACTGCTGACTTCTGTGGAAATCCATTTTATGTATTTCATCACAAGTTGAAGAAACTTAAAAGAGCACTGGTTCAATGGAGCAGGAACACTTATGGGAATATCTTTCAGTAGATTGCCACTATTGAAGATACTATAAAGGTGAAGGAGTTGCAGTTCAAAAATAATGCATCAAGGGAGAATAGAATGCAGTTACATCAAGCACAGGCTGAACTAACCAAATTTTTACACTTGGAGGAGGAGTATTAGAAGCAGAAAGCTGGTATGAAATGGTTCAATGATGGAGACAGAAATACAAAATTCTTCCATTCATATGTGAGGGGCAGGAGGAATAAACTGACTTTGAAAAGAATACAAGATCTAACTGGTACATGGCTGGAAAATGAAGTAGATATAGGTTACGAGGCAATCGAGTTCTTTGAGTCACAATTTAGTGAAGAAAACTCGGGGAGGGGATTATGCATTGTTGAAAAATATTCCTAAGCTGATAGCGAAGAACGAAAAAAGATGAAGGAGTTGCCATCGAAAGTGAAGTAAAGAAGGCTGTGTTATCACTCAATGGGGACGGTGCTAGTGGGCACGATGGATTCACGGGACATTTTTATCGAAGTCTTTGGGAGGTTATCAAGTTGGATGTGCTTCAAATGGTTAGATCTTTCTTTTGTGGATCTGAGATACCACAATTCATCACACATACTAACTTGGTTTTATTTCCAAAGAAGGCGGTGATTAACAATTTCAGTGATATGAGGCCTATCATTCTCAGCTCCTTCTCCAACAAGATACTGTCAAAAGTGCTGCAAAATAGATTGATAAAGGTTCTTCCTAATATTATCTCTAACAACCAGACAGGATTTGTGAAAGGAAGGAGCATTGCAGAAAATATATTACTGGCACAGGAGATCATCAGAGATATTAATATGAGAGCTAAACATACTAATGTAGTGATCAAGTTAGACATGGCAAAGGCATATGATAGGCTTTCCTGGATTTTTTTGACTAAAGTATTAAGACAGTTTGGATTTGGAGAGGTTCTCATTGATATGGTATGGAGATTGCTCTCAAACAACTGGTATTCAATATTAATCAATGGTCAAAGTCATGGTTTTTTCAGGTCAAGTAGGGGGGTAAAGCAAGGTGATCCACTTTCTCCTACATTGTTCATTATAGCAGCAGAGGTCTTAACAACGAGTCTAAATAAGCTATGGAATGCCAAAATGGAGTCCTCAAATCAATCATTTATCATATCTTTGATGATACAATCCTATTCTGTTCTGGGGATGGATATTCattaaagaaaatgatgaagaggtTGAGGAAGTATGAGAAGGCTTCAGGACAACTGGTCAATACTGATAAAAGCTGTTACTATGTTCATCACAAGGTATCTGCCAGAGTTAATAGCAAGATTAAAAGACATACTAATATGAGAAATGGATCCTTTCCTTTCACATATTTAGGATGTCCAGTGTTTTATGGAAGAAGGAAACAGATATATTATGAGGATTTGATCAAAAAAGTGATGAAAAGGATTCTGTCTTGGCAAAACAGACTGTTATCTTTTGGAGGTAGATATGTCTTTGGTTAATCATGTGTTGCAAACCATGCCAGTATATTCTTTGTCGACCATGAATCCTCATTCTGGGGTGATAAAGCAACTTCATAGGATATTTGCCAAATTCTTTTGGAGCAATATTGTGGGGGTGAAAAGCAAGTATTGGGTAGCATGGGACAGGTTATGTCTACCAAAAGATAAAGGAGGGCTTGGTCTTAGATCACTAACTGATATTTCCAATGCACTATTTGCTAAGTTGTGGTGGAATTTCAGATGTGGAAGAAGCTTATGGAGTAGATACATGCTGAACAAATACGCAAGAAATGGCACCCTACTATGGCGATGAAAGAGATAGAGGAGGATCACACACTTGGAAGAAGATGGTGATCATAAGAGATGCGATTGAGCCACGAGATATTTTGGTATTTGAGAAATGGAACTTTAAGTTTCGGTATGAGAATTGGACAAGGCTTGGGGCACTATATTATATCACTCACGATCTTGCTAGAGAAGAAGAGATAGAGGTTAGACAGTTTGTGAAAAATGGTAAATGGAACATGGAACTCTTAACAGATACTCTAGATCAGGAATTGGCTCAGCATATCAAGGATAATATCAAAGTTCTAGAtgtagaagaagatgatgaaccATGTTGGATGTTGGAAACAAATGGAAAATTCTCAGTTAAATCTGCATGGGAATTTCACAGGCATAAAGAGAGCAAACAAACCAGCTATAGGCTCATGTGGGAGAAAGGTTTGCCAATAAAGATAAGCTTTTTCATGTGGAGGGTGTGGAAAGGAAGAAACTCTACAGATGATATATTGAAAAGGATGATGATCAATATACCATCAAGATCTTTGGTGATGTGAGGAGCATAAGGAGGAAACTGTAATTCACTTATTTCTAACATCTTCCGTAGCTGTCAAGTTATGGAAGTTTTTGCTTCTTGTGCGTGTATTCCCCCGATGGAGTTGGTCTACATCAAATGATCATGGCATGGTGGACTGCTGACACAAAACTAAAATTGCAACCTATTTATAGAGCAATGCCAACAGTGATCATGTGGTCattatggaagagaagaaaCTCCATTAAGCATGGAGGATCAGTTACTTTTTACAAATAAAAACAGCAAGTACAACGCATCATACACCAATGTGGCAAGAAAGAGATTTCCATGGTTGTAGAATTTATCTAGTGATTGGGAAAATATGCATCAGCACCTTAGTAGATATAAACCAAGAGTTTATTATGCTAAGGTGTTGTGGAGAATGCCACCTTTAGGGAGATTAAAATGTAATACAGATAGGGAATGCAAAGGCAATCCTGGGATCAGTTCATATGGATTCTGCATCAGAGATAGTAATGGAGATTTGGTTTATGCAGAATCACAACACATGGGAATAGCAACAAACATGGAAGCTGAAGCTGAGGCCATAAAACAGGCACTGAAGTTCTGCAAAGAACACAACATTCAACAGGTTCAACTGGAGACTGATTCACTTGTCCTTCAAAACATCTTACAAGATACATGGATCACTCCATGGGAACTGAGAAATCAGGTTGAAGAGATCAAACAGGACATGAGAACAGTACAGGTGCAAATTAATCATATTTTCAGGGAAGGCAACAAGTTGGCAGACTTTCTAGCAAATCAAGCTTTGGATCATGCAGAGATCAAAGTACATGAATTTATACTAATGCCATCagaaggaagaagaattctCAACATGGACAAATCACCACTTCCTCAACTGAGGATTAGAACAAGGAGGATTCAACAGCTTGACAATCAACAACGATACTACATGTATGGATAATCATATGGTGTGTGCACAGATTTGGACTATCATTAAAGTTGATACATCAGGATCACAAAGGGCATACTGGCTTAGGCATTCAGGATAGAACTGGAGGAcagtttcttatttttttttatattagctaGCTCATATTATAGACATCTTTGTAATAGACTGTTTTTTACATTATGcaattattaataaaaagttCTAACAGGCCTGGCCTGCTAGAGCacaatttgttttaaaaaaaaataaagccaAAAAGGCAAAGacaaaataaaggctaagtgCAGGCCCTGGTCTATCCGATGCGGCTGGATCCAGAATGCTCGGATACTGTCCGCTCAGAATCTTCAGAGTCAGTATCGAGGGCTCTCTTAGCTTCTTCCTCGATCCTTTTAGCTTCGAATATCAGGGCCGGAAGATCCGCAAAGCCATGCTCGGCTTGCTCAAGGGTGGCCCTCCGGGACTTCTACCGTTCATACTCCACCACAATCGTGGTATGAGCCTCGAAAGCCTCCACACTCCTAAGGGCTTCTGCCAAATCGGCCTCAGCCTGGGCCAGCTTGGCCACtaattcatctctctcttcatCAAGGATTCTTTGGATTTTAGTGGCCGACTCGAGCTCGGCTTTGAGAAGGTCATTAGCCTCGGCCGTCTCCTCGAGTTCGGTCTTCAACTCGTCGCATATCCGGCCCTGTCCTCGGCTTTTTGGTCGAACACCCTCATCCTCTCCTTATACTTAGCACTCTCGGATTCAAGCAGCCGATGCCTCTCGGCTATGTTCACGGCATCAGACTTGACCGAGTCAAGCTCCCCCCGGAGTTGAGAGATAGTGGCTTCGAGTTCACCAAGGCTCGAAGAAAAATGAGCATTATTTTGGCTAAGGCCGACCTTGTCCGCTTTCAGAAGACGATTCTTCTCAACCATTCCGGCCAATTCGTCCTTTAATTGAAGGTTGTTGGCCTTCGGCCTTCGAGCTCTGGTTGAAGGTTGGAAAGGGCAACAGCTCGGTTCAATTCATCCTCCTTCACTTGCAACAGGTGCTGGAACTTCTCTGTTACTCGACCCTGGGCATCCAGTTGACCCTTAAGGTCGTTAACTTCTTGCTGAGCACGGATGAAGGCTTCGTTGACGAGCACCACACTCTATAAAAGAAACGAGAAGTTAAACTTAGATAAACGAGAAGCTAAAATTCACATTGAATTATGCAAGGATAGGATGATAAGCTTACTCGATTGCCCGCGTGCATGCCCTCATTAATGAGACTCTGCCAGGGGACTCCGGTCATCTTTCGCTTATCCGAGTCCGAGACGAGGGGCCTTAGATAGCTTGCTACTCCCACCAGACGAGATAAAAAGCTGCAATCCTCGGGGACGGTGACCATGATCGATCTGGTCCTTCTAGGTTCCACACTCGAGGCCGAGAAGATACACACCAGGCTATCTCTCGAACCAGTCTCGGTGGCCCGACTGGCTGCCCTCGTGGCTCGAGGGATAGGGAGATTTTCGAAACCAACAGTTTCCCAGTAGTAGGAGGAGTATCCGAGAACATATCATGAAAGTTATCCGACCTCAGAGCTAGAGTCGGAGAAGTTGGAGTCGGAGAAGCTGGAGTTGGAGAAGTTAGAGTAGCCTCAGCAGTCTCAGTAGAAGCGTAGGACTTCGAAGGTTGCAGCAGTTTCGTCACCAGGCAGTGGACCAGCATCCATTGGCGCCTCGGTCTCGGGGACCGGCTCACCCCTCTGATCGGCTTCGGCAGCTGGTGCATGCCCGGACCTTCTGGTCCTTTGCAGGAGGGTCTCCTCGGATGAAGTATCACCAGAAATGTCAACATATTTAATCGACCTTAGAGGAGTCGGGTAAAGAATTTCTTCCCCACCTGTATGCAATCCCGGTGCTGACGGTCCTTCCCCGGCTGAAGGAAGTGGTGGAATGGTGGTGTCCTCCTCCGGAATAGAAGCAACGGAAGGGGCCACACCGACCCTCCGAATGAGGAAATCGGGCTCTGTTTCATCTCTTAGAGTTCGAACGACGCTTCTGGCCCTCTTCTTCGGTTTCTGCCCTTTATCCGAGGGCTTTCTTCACCTTTTGTTAGCAGCAGCAATGATACGGGATGTGCCCGCTGAATCAAATTCAGGAGCCGGCACAGCTGGCTCCGGTTGGGTTTCCACCGAACCCTTAGGTAAACCTGGATACTGAAGAGGTTACGAAAAAGGGGAAAGGAAAAGGTATAAAATGCAATAAATTCTGACCCAACCATAGTATTATCGTGGTTTTGAGCGACCCATCGGCTACGCGACAGGAGTCCCCATGTCCGTGCTTCATGGGTGTGTTGGCTAAGGAGAGCACCAACCCATTCATTCATGTTCCGGACAGCCGGAGGTATCCATGCCACGGCTAGTATAAAGAAGGGGACAAATCGTGTTAATATGAAAGGACAAGCGTTTGACAAAGCATTCGAAGGTAACTATTAAAAGAACTGAGAAACTTACGATTATCATTCCACCCCTCCGGAAAGGGCATATAGTTATCCGGAATAATGTCCGCGGTCCTTACCCGGATGTAGCGCTCTAGCCAACCTCGGTCTCTATCTTCATCCATTTTTGAAAATATCGGGTTCTGGCTTCGCTTGGCAAGCTTTATCACACCCTCTCGGAATATCCTCGGGGAATATAATCGGATGAAGTGAGCCATCGTAAACTCCTTCTTCATGTTGTTGTCCAACAGCCGGAGGCAGGCCACGGTCCTCCAGACTATCGGACCAATTGGGCCAAGGTTACATTATATGTCTGGCACATATCCAAAATAATCGAGTCGATTGGGGGGTCGAGCTTGAGTGTAAAAGGATAGGTGTAAACGTACAGGAAGCCCTCCCGATGATCGGTGATCGATTCGTCGGGTCCGAGGGAAAACACTTGCACCGAACGGTTATCCTATCCGCAATCAACCTGGACTTGATCAAGTTTGTCCTCGGTAATGGACGATGGATACCGCCTTACATCAAACCCTCTATCAGCAACCGGAAAAGGCTTCTCAACTTCAAACTCCTTGTTATAGTTGGGTTTGGATGGTAAAATGTCCAAAGCAGTGGGCTCAATGACGGTTTTTCCCTTCGGTTGTGAAGTTGGCTCGGTTCCCTGAGA encodes:
- the LOC132044295 gene encoding uncharacterized protein LOC132044295, which produces MEPFQDPIAIEEYRRKLGFQNCKVNCSGKIWIFWTDEWLGVVISESEQQVTLQLTHSSLNQSVLVSVVYAKCDRDEREELWEAMVELATQQDLPWIIGGDFNVIVSDEEKQGGLPVSSNETLDFSTCIQSCGLIDVGFTGRKFTWWNGRTEEECIFKRLDRILVNQQVLNIMPSTTVTHLIRHGSDHAPLHLECNSNALPIVKSFKFLNFWTNHHTFIEVIATIEDTIKVKELQFKNNASRENRMQLHQAQAELTKFLHLEEERNKLTLKRIQDLTGTWLENEVDIGYERRTKKDEGVAIESEVKKAVLSLNGDGASGHDGFTGHFYRSLWEVIKLDVLQMVRSFFCGSEIPQFITHTNLVLFPKKAVINNFSDMRPIILSSFSNKILSKVLQNRLIKVLPNIISNNQTGFVKGRSIAENILLAQEIIRDINMRAKHTNVVIKLDMAKAYDRLSWIFLTKVLRQFGFGEVLIDMVWRLLSNNWYSILINGQSHGFFRSSRGVKQGDPLSPTLFIIAAEKMMKRLRKYEKASGQLVNTDKSCYYVHHKMWKKLME